The following DNA comes from Passer domesticus isolate bPasDom1 chromosome 13, bPasDom1.hap1, whole genome shotgun sequence.
GGCCGCAGCCCGTGTCCCGCAGAGCCGTCCCTCGCACCGGGCCGGGCTCCCGGGCCCGCCGCTGCCCAGCGCAGCCTGGGCCTACACCGCCCCCCCGGGCCGCTGCCACCCGCCCCGCCGCAAgcgccgccccggcccccgcGCGGGCCAAGGGCCGCGGCCCGGGGGTGTCGGGGAATGCCCCGTGCCCCGTGCCCCCTGTCCCCAGACTCACTGTCGCGGTCCGGCATCGCTGCGCTCTCCGCTCCGCGGCCCTTCCGCTCTGCGCGGCCCTCCCAGCGCACCCCGCGGCGGGCGCTCCCATTGGCGGGTGCGATCTCGGCGGGCGCTCCCATTGGCGGGTGAGATCACGGCTGGCGCTCCCATTGGTGGACGGGCCACAGCGGGCGCTGCGATTGGCGGAGGCGCCGCGGTCCCGCCCCCGCTGCTGTGCGGGCAGGGAAGATGGCGGCGGCCGCTGTGAAGAGCATCGGGGGCGGGCTGGGCCAGGCGCTGAGGGAGCTTCGCATCCACCTGTGCCAGCGCTCCGCCAGCAGCCGCGGCGTCAGGTCAGCGCGGGGATGGGCCGGGacggggccggggctgctcccccagggctgagccacaGGGAGCCGCCGCTCCTCCTTCCCTCCGCAGGGAGTTCATCGAGCAGCACTATGTGACCCTAAAGAAGGCAAATCCCGACTTCCCCATCCTGATCCGCGAGTGCTCCGGTATCCAGCCCAAGCTCTGGGCTCGGTACGGTAAGTAGGGGAAGCACCAGGGAATTATCCGGGAATGGTTGGGGGTGGAAGGGACTGCAGGGCCCGCCCGCACTGAGGGGAGGGAGCGGTGCGTGGGGCAGGGGCGGCACGGGGGagcggggatggggacaggcaggCTGTGGGGGGTGGAAGTGGTTGTAAAGCTGCTGCACTGCCACCTCtgtcatggcagggacaccttccagggGACCCGGCCGCCACAGGGCTGCGGCAGCCGCAGCGGCTCcgggcggccgggccgggcctgcCCCGCTCCGGGGGGGGATTGCAGCTCCAGGGGGATTGCAGCTCCAGGGGGGATTGCAGCTCCGGGGGGGATTGCAGCTCCGGGCCGGGCTTGCCCCACTCCAGGGGGGGGATTGCAGCTCCGGGGGGGATTGCAGCTCCGGGGGGGGATTGCAGCTCCGGGGGGGGATTGCAGCTCCGGGGGGGGATTGCAGCTCCAGGGGGGGGATTGCAGCTCCAGGGGGGGATTGCAGCTCCGGGGGGGATTGCAGCTCCGGGCCgggcctgccctgctccagggggGATTGCAGCTCCGGGAGGGGCCGCGgtgcagagggagcagctgcctcaggccaggctgcgGGGTCACGTCAGGGAAGGGGCccaggggaagcagagcagggcccagggctcagcagggcctccccagcctctgggTCATCTCCCACCCCAGTCACTGCACAAACGTGTGGCTGTTCCTCCTTTATTTTCACTGCCTTCTCAGTGAAACACCAAGAagggagcagaaggagcagaAAAGCTCCTCTGGAAAGGATTTGTTTTCCTCAAAGGTCATCTGGGctggaaaaaattaatttagaacCCGTTGAAAAGATGCAATGACTCTTTTAGCACAGGTTTCCCAGTGTGAGCACACAGACCAGGGGAGGCTCGTGTGTCTGGGTGGGtctggctgggaaggggagcCCGGGCTCAGCccagtgggagcagctgcaggaacagtttCCAGGCTGCTTTCCTGAGGGGAGCACCTTGCTGGGATGAGGCTGAAGGCCACAGGGTTGCTCTTGGACATGTCTCTGCCCAGCCAGAGCTAACATAGGGAGACTGGGAAAGGTATTGAGCTGCTTTGAGTTCTTTccaagggaaaggaggagaatAAGAAGGTGGAAATGGTAGCTTGGGCACGTGGGAACACTGGGATGTGGTGATGGGAgcctgggctgtgaca
Coding sequences within:
- the NDUFA2 gene encoding NADH dehydrogenase [ubiquinone] 1 alpha subcomplex subunit 2, encoding MAAAAVKSIGGGLGQALRELRIHLCQRSASSRGVREFIEQHYVTLKKANPDFPILIRECSGIQPKLWARYEFGKEKSIPLNNLSVDEVGKALESVVKGRA